In Candidatus Methylomirabilota bacterium, one DNA window encodes the following:
- a CDS encoding zinc ABC transporter substrate-binding protein produces the protein MSISGDRNRWSRPILLAMLALVAMDSSAEQRKPKVVATTVQITALAKEVGGSTIQLKGLVPAGADPHEFEPVASDLVALEGADLILRHGIGLDDWLDRTLKAGKKAKLVTVTAGVRPRKGEVDGKPVDDAHVWHDPTNAKKMVDNIAAALDRADPANKPTYDANAVAYKKKLDAAAAQVQAVINEISPANRKLVTNHDALGYFARAYGLKIVGAVIPAVSTQAEPSAADTAALLEAIKREKVKAIFAESNVNPKLATTLAKEAGVKIVDDLYGDSLGQPGSGAETVDGMWLANARKIADALK, from the coding sequence CGATGGACTCTTCGGCGGAACAGCGCAAGCCGAAGGTCGTCGCCACGACGGTTCAGATCACCGCCTTGGCGAAGGAGGTCGGCGGGAGCACGATCCAGCTCAAAGGCCTCGTGCCGGCGGGGGCCGACCCTCACGAATTCGAGCCGGTGGCGAGTGACCTGGTGGCGCTGGAAGGCGCCGACCTCATCCTCCGTCATGGCATCGGGCTGGATGACTGGCTCGACCGGACCTTGAAGGCCGGGAAGAAGGCGAAGCTGGTCACCGTGACGGCCGGAGTGCGCCCGCGAAAGGGCGAGGTAGACGGGAAGCCGGTCGACGACGCTCACGTCTGGCATGATCCGACGAACGCCAAGAAGATGGTCGACAACATCGCGGCGGCGCTGGACCGCGCCGATCCGGCCAACAAGCCGACGTACGACGCCAACGCCGTCGCCTACAAGAAGAAGCTCGACGCGGCGGCGGCACAGGTCCAGGCCGTCATCAACGAGATCTCGCCGGCGAACCGGAAGCTCGTCACGAACCACGACGCGCTCGGGTACTTCGCGCGGGCGTACGGCCTGAAGATCGTCGGTGCCGTCATCCCGGCCGTGTCTACGCAGGCGGAGCCGTCCGCGGCGGACACCGCGGCGCTCCTGGAGGCGATCAAGCGCGAGAAGGTCAAGGCGATCTTCGCCGAGTCCAATGTCAACCCCAAGCTGGCGACGACGCTCGCCAAGGAGGCGGGAGTGAAGATCGTGGATGACCTCTACGGCGACTCGCTCGGCCAGCCCGGCAGCGGCGCCGAGACCGTAGACGGCATGTGGCTGGCCAACGCGCGCAAGATTGCCGATGCCCTGAAGTGA